Genomic window (Gammaproteobacteria bacterium):
GTGGGCTGGCAGTGGATCAATCTCGCTTTTCTGGCCGGCGGGTTGTGGTTGATCAGAAAAAAAATCATCGGCTGGCAGATTCCCGTGAGTATGCTGGGCACCCTGACCCTGCTGGCAACAGTGTTCCACCTGATCGATGCCGAACACTACGCCTCACCCCTGTTTCACCTGTTCAGCGGCGCAGCCCTGTTGGGCGCCTTTTTCATTGCCACCGACCCCGTCAGCGCCAGCACCACCCCACGGGGCCGCTTGATCTTCGGCGCCGGCATCGGCCTGCTCACCTACGTGATCCGCACCTTTGGCGGCTATCCAGACGGCGTGGCCTTTGCCGTGCTGCTGATGAACATGGCCGCCCCCCTTATTGACCACTACACCCGTCCGCGGGTCTACGGCCATGACAGGGACTGAGCCCGTGCTGCTGCGTCACATGCTGCGCACCGCGGCGCTGCTGGCCGCCTTTGCCATTGTCGGCACCGCCCTGGTGGCCATCACCTACACCGCCACCGTGGAACGCATCGCCGAAAACGAACGCCGGTTTCTGTTGCAGGCGCTGCACGAGCTGGTAGCGCCCGAAATGCACGACAATGACATGTACCAGGACGTGATCCACGTCACCGCACCTGCCTTCCTGGGCACCCGGGACCCGGTGGCGGTCTACCGCGCCCGCCGCCAGAACCGGCCGGTGGCGGCGGTTTTGACGCCGGTGGCCCCCAACGGCTACAACGGCCGCATCAAACTATTGGTGGCAGTGGACTTCAACGGCGTGTTGCTGGGCGTGCGGGTGGTGTCGCACAAAGAAACGCCGGGCCTGGGCGACCGCATCGACGTGGAAAAGTCCGACTGGATCAAAACCTTCGCCGGTAAATCGCTGTCCCATCCCTCAGCCCGGCGTTGGCGGGTGAAAAAAGACGGCGGCGAGTTCGACCAGTTCACCGGCGCCACCATCACTCCCCGCGCCGTGGTCGGCGCCGTGCGCAAAACGCTGGAATACTTTGTCCAACACCGTGACGCTTTGTTCGCCCCCATACCCCAGGAGACAGACCACCATGGCTGATACTGCCGACT
Coding sequences:
- the rsxG gene encoding electron transport complex subunit RsxG — encoded protein: MLRTAALLAAFAIVGTALVAITYTATVERIAENERRFLLQALHELVAPEMHDNDMYQDVIHVTAPAFLGTRDPVAVYRARRQNRPVAAVLTPVAPNGYNGRIKLLVAVDFNGVLLGVRVVSHKETPGLGDRIDVEKSDWIKTFAGKSLSHPSARRWRVKKDGGEFDQFTGATITPRAVVGAVRKTLEYFVQHRDALFAPIPQETDHHG